The region TACAGCATAGAGGATTTCTACATTTTGCTCTTTTTCGATTTCGGCGAGCTTGGTTTGGATTTTTTGTTGGATTTGTGGGTTTATCATGGTGAGTGTATTTATTTGTATTGCGAAGAAAAAACACAATTCCTTTTTAGTCTACCTTAGTTCTAGCGAATTAGTTGGATCGGCTGATTATAAACGAATTCAACGCCTATTCAATCACCATTTACTTTATAATTATACTCATTTGAGTTATAAGCCTGTAATAGATTATTTTCGCCAAGAAGAGGCAAGCCAGGAATACAAAGTATTATCTAAAATTGCAGAAATACGCAATTTTGAAAGGAATTGCAGAAACCTATCTCAAGCAAGGTAACTTCAAAAAATAGCAGAATACAGAGAACTTTTAAAATTTTCAAATCACAATCCAAGACGCAAAAAAAGATACTCCTGAACTCTGGGAAGAATCAATCATTGATTCGTTGTTTAGTTTATGCGAGCCATGAAGAAAGAATGCACTTGAAAGGCTTGTATTCCTCACGTCTTAGAAATATCGAATATAGAACAATTCGATTAGATAAATGTTTTCTTAAGAAAAATTCTCTTTCCGTAGAAGTCATTGGAAAAGGAAACCATTCTCGATTAGTTCCTTTTCCGCTCGATGTTTACCAATACGCATTAAAAAAATATAAAGGCAAAGTATTTTTATTCGAAACAGCAAACGGGAAACCAATGTCTAGAATAACTCTACAGGCTTTAATTCGTAGCGCAAGAAAGAGAGTAGGATTAAATTTTACAGCAAGAACTTTACGCAAGTCTGGACACAATTATTTAAGAGAACGTTTTCCAAAAGTTCCAACAGATCAATGGTGTTCAGAAATGGGACATACACCATCTGTCCAGGAAACTCATTATAATGTGCATAGTAAAAGAACTAAGAAAGTTTACTCAACAGTAAACCGTGAAATCAATTCTAAAATAAAAAGTTAGAGCAAAACGAAATGCAAA is a window of Leptospiraceae bacterium DNA encoding:
- a CDS encoding tyrosine-type recombinase/integrase → MIRCLVYASHEERMHLKGLYSSRLRNIEYRTIRLDKCFLKKNSLSVEVIGKGNHSRLVPFPLDVYQYALKKYKGKVFLFETANGKPMSRITLQALIRSARKRVGLNFTARTLRKSGHNYLRERFPKVPTDQWCSEMGHTPSVQETHYNVHSKRTKKVYSTVNREINSKIKS